A segment of the bacterium genome:
CGGAGGAGCCGCCGCCGGCCGAGGACGCCGGGGCGGGGGACCTGCGGGACCGCCTGGGCGCACAGATGGCGGAGTACCTGCAGTTCCGCGAGGCCGCCCAGGCGCTGCGCCACCTCGAGCGGCTGCAGAGCCAGATCTTCGGCCACCCGGCCGCCGCGGCCGATCTCGGCGACGAGGTGCTCCTCGACGGCGTCACCCTCGACGACCTCTTTACGGCCTTCAACCAGGTGCTGCGTCGGGCGAAGGACGCCGCCAAGGAGATCGCGGGCGAGGCGTTCACGGTCGAGCAGAAGATGGCGGCCGTCGTGCATGCGCTCGAGGTCGCCGGCGGCACGGTGCTGTTCGGAACGCTCTTCCGGACCGGCGCGAGCCGGCTTGAGGTCATCGTCACGTTCCTGGCTCTGCTCGAGCTGATCAAGTCCCGGCGCATCCGGGCGCGGCAGTCGAGGGCCTTCGACGAAATCGAAATCGTGCTGGCGGACACACGATGACCGACGACGCGGGCCACATCAACGGCCACCGCACAGTCGAGCGGCCGGCCGCTGCGGGGGCGGAGCGGGGAATCCCGGCGGCAGCGCAGCCCGGCGATCTCCGGAACATCATCGAATGCTTGCTGCTCGCGCGCGGCGGTATCCTCAAAATCGGGGAAATCAAAAAAGTACTGGAAGTTGCCGAGGCCGAGGTCCGGGCGACCCTGACGGCGCTGACCGTCGAGTACGGCGGCCGCGGCCTGCAAATCCAGG
Coding sequences within it:
- a CDS encoding segregation/condensation protein A, yielding MAYHVQCEVFEGPIDLLVSLAHRGQIDLARISLRQLAETYREHARANPALDEATDVLVHLAILTDLKARTLVPKAPPAEEPPPAEDAGAGDLRDRLGAQMAEYLQFREAAQALRHLERLQSQIFGHPAAAADLGDEVLLDGVTLDDLFTAFNQVLRRAKDAAKEIAGEAFTVEQKMAAVVHALEVAGGTVLFGTLFRTGASRLEVIVTFLALLELIKSRRIRARQSRAFDEIEIVLADTR